From the Clostridiales bacterium FE2011 genome, one window contains:
- a CDS encoding class II fructose-bisphosphate aldolase: MLVNMNDVLIPAKEGKYAVGFFNAVNVEMARAIIETAEELRAPVMVGTAEILLPAMPLERVAEYLIPMARKASVPVCVHYDHGLTFEKCMEALELGFTSVMYDCSTEAYEVNIDKVAEMVRICHAKGVTVEGELGHVGDNEGTGKLENPEDYFTNPDTAADFVSRTGIDSLAVAVGNAHGDYKFPPKLDFDRIETIAGKTGLPLVLHGGSGLSDSDFWTAVQRGICKVNIFTDIDKAGKAGIEEGLAAGATSMMGLIPYEIEAMKKVVRNKMELFGSVGRCTC, translated from the coding sequence ATGCTGGTAAATATGAACGACGTGCTGATTCCGGCAAAAGAGGGGAAATATGCTGTCGGATTCTTCAATGCAGTGAACGTGGAGATGGCCCGGGCTATCATTGAAACCGCAGAGGAACTACGGGCTCCGGTGATGGTCGGGACTGCGGAGATCCTTCTGCCGGCCATGCCCCTGGAACGGGTAGCGGAATACCTGATTCCCATGGCCCGGAAGGCATCTGTTCCGGTCTGTGTCCACTATGACCACGGCCTGACATTTGAAAAATGTATGGAGGCACTGGAACTGGGATTTACTTCCGTAATGTATGACTGCTCAACGGAGGCGTATGAAGTCAACATTGATAAGGTCGCGGAAATGGTTCGGATCTGTCATGCCAAAGGGGTTACCGTGGAGGGTGAACTCGGCCATGTAGGGGATAACGAAGGAACCGGAAAGCTGGAAAATCCGGAGGATTACTTCACCAATCCGGATACCGCGGCGGATTTTGTCAGCCGGACCGGGATCGATTCCCTGGCTGTTGCGGTCGGCAATGCCCACGGAGATTACAAGTTCCCGCCGAAACTGGATTTTGACCGCATTGAAACGATTGCCGGAAAGACCGGGCTGCCCCTTGTGCTGCATGGCGGAAGCGGCCTGTCTGATTCTGATTTCTGGACAGCTGTGCAGAGAGGTATATGCAAGGTCAATATCTTTACAGATATCGACAAAGCCGGAAAGGCTGGTATTGAGGAAGGCCTGGCTGCAGGCGCAACATCCATGATGGGACTGATCCCCTATGAGATTGAAGCCATGAAGAAGGTCGTGAGGAACAAGATGGAGCTGTTTGGCTCCGTGGGGCGCTGCACCTGCTGA